AACACATTCTTGCTCCCACATTGTACATGTTGACTCTACCATCCCGATTGCAATGGCATCCACAGGCTTGCTACCAGGGAACGCGCTCCCGAGTGATCCTCCCATTGGCCAGGGAACTTTCCAGATAACTGAGACGTTCGCCAGTACCAAGCCGTATCCACCTTGGTGGAAGGGATCGGTTCAAGGCAGTTTCATGTCCAGCTCTACCAGTACCGATGACACGATATTAGATAGGAATGTTTGTCTGGTGGACACGCCAGGTTATCAGGAAACATGTCGAGTACGTTGTGCAAGCTGTCCGTCGTATTTTGGCATTGCATCAAGCTAACAGAACAGCCTACGGAAACGGTTAACCAGGTGTCGCAATACGTCGAATCCCATCTTCAGAAGAATCGTCTTAACGGTTTGGAGGACTCGGATGTCTTGAAAACGATTGGTGGAAGCGGTGGCTTGCTCGTTGATGCCGTGCTCTACACGATACCCAGCTCAGGTAAGGCATGTTTCCCAAGCCCTGGTTAAGCAGTGCCTGACGAGGAGCACAGGCCTTACCTCGACAGATTTCCAGTACATTCGTCAACTGGAGTCACTTACGAATGTTCTTCCACTCGTCGCGCACGCTGACGTGCTGACATCGGAGCAAATCACGGAAAGCAAGGAGCGCATCGCAAAGCAACTCACTGAGGCAGGCATTAGGTTGTTCACTTTCGCTCCCCCGGCTTCCAACCGAGACGAACCAGACATATATGCGATATCGAGCAAGTTAGGGTTGGATCTTGATGTCATGGATGCCAGTCTGCTAATGGGTTCCGAATACGTGCAACCTCTTGTGCCGACTGACCTCTCGCGTTTGTTGGAAAGTATATTCAGTGTCGATGGGGCAACGTGGCTCCGACATGCTGCTGCAACGAAGCTTCTGAGCTGGCGCCTCCGCCACCCCAGGACCAGTATCAGCTCTACTGGCCTCACATTACATCCAGAGGGGCATGTGGATAGGCGACTACTTCGCACTCAGACTGGTTCTTTGACGCCTCTCGCCACAAGCCTGGTGCCGCGCTATGCTCATCACGAGGAGCGGTTCTGTCGAATACAATTCACAGACTGGGCAGCTGACTTACAACGCAGCTTAGCCAATGAGAGGGTAGTTCAGGAGAGGACTGCGCGGGCGCAGGCAGCTACATGGATGGGAGAAGCGTTGCGTGGTGGGCTGGGCGATGAGGCAAACGAGGCCATGGCATTGACGCGAacccgaggacgacgagatcatcaaCGGCCCTTCAACAGGAGACACAGCACAGGCTCAACTCAAAATTGGGCGCTAGCGAGGCATCAAGACCCCCTGGGCTTACTACAACTCAAGGCCGATTTTAGATGGCAGGGCTGGAACACCTTAGAGATGGTTGGCGGCCTTGGACTTCTCGGAGGCTTGGCGTGGCTGCTCGTCTGAGAGTCCACGTGACTAACACCTCGGTTGACTTTGAGGGCGAGCAGAGGCCGGAGGCGACCATCAGGAATAGGGCAGCATCGAGTAAGCGATGTGCAGAACTTAACATCACGGTTACCGCAGGTGGTGTGTCACGGATGGACGATAGTGAATTACTATATGATTAAAGCATCTGGAAAGAGAAGTGTAGGTATTCCTACGTAGTTTTTCACCTGCTGGCATTCCAATTTCTGTCAACCATCCTCAAGTACCAAGACTGCACTGCACCCTGCTTGTTTGCAGTAGGTATCTGCGGTACCTGTTTTGGTTGTATGTGTGCACGGGCCTGTTACTCTCGGTTGGCCATAAGTGAGTGACGCCTCAGCCAATTGATACCAATATCGTATTCTGATTGGATAACTGATAACTGCCTACCTAGTGTAGCTCCTGACGCGCGCGCGCCTTCTCAGCAGTACCTTTCCCGACTTCGAAGCCTCATGTCCCAGTCAGCGGTAAACTGTCAGGCTTTGTTCAGCGCTTGCTACTTCGGCTGAGGCTTAGACATCAGACCCCCTCTGCCTTTGGGGCAGCCTTCACTTTTCATCAACAGCTGCCTCTTgtcccttttcctttccttttgGCCTCAGTCTCTGTCGCTTCTCGTCATCTGGCCAGGTGCCTCAAACTCTTTTACCCACCGACAGGCTCATTCTTTACGGATTTCCTCTCGACTCGGCCCCGTCTCCAGGCAATCGCCCATCATGGCTAGCGAGGAAAGACCATTGGGCGTGACGCCGCCCATCTCCTCCGCCCTCCCAACCGAAGCAGAGAACCATGCGATGCAGACCCTTATCGACGAGCTTCGGAGGCAGAACACCTTTGAGAGCCCTGCAGACACCCAAAAAAGGCAAATGCCCTCGTACAATCCACGCACACCACTCCAATGTTCTTCATGCTGACCTTTTCGTGGTCGAATACAGGGAAAAGGTTCTTGAGCATCTTGCGCGGATATGCGACGAGTTCGTCAAACGAGTGGCCCGGGAACGGGAAAAGGGCAACGACGCCCTCATCAGAGATGCCAGGGGCAAGATCTTTACCTACGGCAGCTACCGCTTGGGTGTTTATGGCCCAGGCTCCGATATCGATACCCTTGTCGTCGCCCCGAAATACGTTACCCGCGCCGACTATTTCGAGATCTTCCCCGACCTGCTCAAGGAGATGGCCCCTCCCGGCGCCATCACAGACATGGCTGTTGTTGCCGACGCTTTCGTTCCCATTATTAAGTTCGAATTTTCCGGCATCAGCATCGACCTGATCTTCTCCCGCATTGCCATGCTTAAGCAGTTGCCCAAGGACTTCAACGTTCAGGATTCCGGTCTGTTGCGAGGTCTCGATGAAGCAGAGCTGCGATCCCTCAACGGCACTCGGGTGACAGACGAGATCCTTAGTCTTGTTCCCGAGCAAGCTACTTTCAAGTTAGCCCTGCGCGCCATCAAGCTTTGGGCACAGCGACGTGCCATCTACGCCAACATCATGGGATTCCCCGGCGGTGTGGCATGGGCCATGTTAGTTGCCCGTGTCTGTCAATTGTACCCGAAAGCAGCAAGCTCCGTCATTGTCAACAAGTTCTTCCACATCATGCGCCGCTGGCCGTGGCCTCAGCCGGTCCTTCTCAagcaggtcgagggcggTCCCCTCCAAGTCCGCGTTTGGAATCCCAAGGTTGGTTCACGCTACGCCCTCGGCCCTGGGCCTGGTTGTCTGTCCACTAATCTTCGGCTGTAGCTCTACAAGGGTGACCAGTTTCATCTTATGCCCGTCATTACCCCCGCCTACCCCTCCATGTGCGCCACTTACAACATCACACGATCGGCCATGACTGTCATACAGCAAGAACTGCAACGAGGTTGCGATATTACAGACGCTATCATGTTGGGCAGAAACCCATGGAGCGACCTCTTTGTCAAGCATACGTTCTTCACCCAGGGATACAAGTACTACATCTCTGTCATCACTTCCAGCACAGATAAGGAAGCCCACAAGGTTTGGTCGGGCTACGTGGAGTCTAAAGTGCGCGTCTTGGTTCAAGGTCTGGAGCAGCATCAGTCGATAGCGTTGGCCCATGCGTTCAACAAAGGGTACGAACGCCGACACAGGTGCGCCAATGAGACAGAGGTTCATCAAGTCCAAGCTGGGAACATGTCCTTCCTGGTCAAAGATGGCGAGGTTCACGACACAAGTTCGGTCAAAGTCGAGACGGAGGCGGGGTTGAATAACATGCCCGTGCTCAAGTCTGGACCGGCGGAAACGACCCTAGGGATTAAAGAGGAAACGGAACCGGCTGACATCAAGCAAGAGATGTCATCAGCTGCCAACCTCAAGGCGGAGAAAGAGGACCATTCTGTTCCGGCAATCGACGTTTTCACCACCACACACTACATAGGACTGACACTGAGTGAAGGTAGGTTTTCGCACACGATACTATGGCTGGTAGTCGGCTTTATCTGGATCCACTTCCAGCGCGGACTGCATTCGGAACAAAGCTAACTATTCAGGCGCGAAATCGCTCGACTTGTCCTATCAAGTCGACAACTTCAAGTCACTGTGTACGACATGGGAGAAATACGATCCCACGTTGAACTGCCTGGCCGTCCAACACGTGCGAAGGTAGGCTGGACGAGTTCGCCAGTTCTTTGACCATGTTGGCTAAAAAGGCAGCAGTTTCAACCTTCCCGACGATGTTTTTGAGCCGGGCGAGAAGAAACCCCAGAAACCTCAAAAGAGGCAAGCAAATGCGAACGGCTCGGCACAGATCAAAAAACGAAGCGCTTCAGAGGTACTGCATGCTTGGTCTAAGCTCACGGTCACGCCCGAGGGCTCTTCACGAGGCGACCGAAACCCCCAGGCTGACAGATTGCATAGGAAAATCAACAGCCGCCGGCCAAGCGCCAACAGGCTTCCGTTACGGCTGCTGGCTGAGCATCCTTCGGGGACGCCCCACCCCATACACTTCTGCTTCGAGACCGCACAGGATCCCAGCATTTGACATGTGGCCATCACGTCGTCGTGGTGTTTTGCAGCCATGGCAACGTATTCGTTTGCCTCTGATCTGCTGACCGACAGGTAAACTTACAAGATTGCTGTTCCAATCCAGCTTGGCCTGACGAAAGCAATTGACCACTTGGCAAGAAGTAGGTGCTGCCACCATGCCGGTCCGAGACCTTTTGAGTCTCTTCCACAGGCGGCTGTTGAGCGAAAGACAAGCAAAACAACAAAAATAAAAAGACCTAGTACGTATTGTGGACTTTTTGGTAGGTTGCTTTCGGAGATTTGCTCGCTCTGAGCGACCTGGGAAGAGCAGAGACTACTAAAGAGCAATTCAGGGACGTCGCTGGCATCTAAAAGGATTGCAAAGGAGCATGCACTTTGCATGCACGGCAAATCTATTCTTTACTTTGCCTGACCGGACCGACTTCGCAACCCTTTTGAGGTCAATTGTACATTAGATGTCTTAATGCTTAGAGGAATAGACTCTACCCTATCCCAATCCTCTGCTTTGCTCCCATCTGACATCCCCGCGGCTGTTTGACGCTCGCCGTATAACATCCACGTCGCTGTAAAGTGGGCATGAGATGATACCAGAAGCATTTTAGCGCCAGATGATGCTGCCGTCCAGTAAATGTAGTCGTCATCCTCTGGTTTTGCTGGTGATTCAGCATTGTCGGGCGACTTGCTCAATTTGCGTCGGTGGACAGACAGACATTCAGTCAgtcgtcttcatcatcgcTACCGCTGGACCATCCTTCACGGTACGCCTCGGCAAGGTCAGCCAGCTCATTGCTGATGTCCTCTCGGTCCTCGACCCCAATAGAAGATGAAACAGCTGTACGCAAAGCTTTCAATGCTGCTGATAGAGATGTGTCCGTGGAAAGGCTGGTCTTGACGCCAAAAGTTTCGGTGGAAAGCTCGCCGTTGCTGTCAAGGTAGATTTCTGGGAAACTGTCGAGCATGGGAAAACCCTTATCCGTATAGTATCTGTTGTTACGAGTCAGCAACGAGCATTGTGGCCATGTCGGCAACTGATGTAAAGTCAAATCACCTCTGGGTGCTGTTCTCCACCAGTGCGGCTCTTGACCGTTGTCTGCCTTGATCCCCGTCATTCGAGCCTTGCGGCGTACCGCGAGTAGTTATCGCTTGACCGAAAAGGTGGGGTGTgcctcctccgtcgtcttTGTTTCGTCTTCCCGTCAACGGCTTCGCTCGCAAGATATCAAACAGGTCTGTGTCCAGTTTGAGattctccatctcctcgtccccCTCAGATGCCTGCAATGTTCGAGCATTGTCCTCTAATTCCGAGGTAGGGCCCACGATGCTCATCTGCAGACGGCTCATGGTCTGCCGTCCACGTTGGTTCAGGCCACTGACCAGGTCGCTCAGTGTTGCTTGCAATCCGCTTCCATTGCTGCCGGAGTTGAGTCGAGAAGGAAAGCCTGCCGTCTCCATGGCAGTTCCTAACAAAGCAGTGGCGTGCCAGGGGGACTGGAGGTCCATGTTGATGTTGGAGCATAGCCGAGTCTGCGGGAGAGCCATAGGAACTAACATTGAGGCATGCTCGCACAAGTCCTTGATCGTCCTGGCCGTGTTGGCCATCTGGAGACGTCTTTGATCCTGTTTCAACATGTCAGCTAAGCCACAGGCATTTGAAGCTTGATGGACGACTCCGGTGTACTCACAATCCGTGCTGCAGGCACAGGAGTCTGCAAGCCCCACACCCAGATGGTGACCTTTCCGTACTCGTCCCGCAGACGCTCGACGTACTCGGTAGCAAAGCCTCCCCAAGCATCATCAATGGTTGTCACAATCTGAAATCCCTGCATCTGGtcggcttcctcgacgaagGGACGGAAGTCTCGGTCAACAATGTCATGCTCCTTGTCCAAGGTGTCGAAAAGCTCTCGACCCAGTGTCCACTTGTCGAAGGGTCTGATGGACGAGTTGAGCTCATAGTCGTAGAGCTGGTTGAGAGACTTTGGGTGATAGAAGCTGCGCGAGAAGTCGGACCAGTACCGCACGTCTGATGGGCTGAGCTTCGGCGCGGTGGTGCCAAGGTCAAGGCTCTGCTGGAAAGCGCTTGGTTCGACCTGCGGCTGTTTATGGACTTGAGGGGATCCTTTCCTAGGTTCGGGTTGTCATGTTAGTCCCCGTGGTTTTGATATTGGAAGCCTCACCATGAACGAGGGAGTCGGCTTGGGCAAAAGACAGACTGACCACAGATGAGCAGGTGCTCCTTCCTGGCTTGCGTCGTACAGGGCATTTATCTTGCGAAGCGAGCCGAAACCACCCTTGAGATCGTACACGACTGTACGAGGGAGGAATGTCTCGGAGCCGTCGAGTGCGACGCCCGGGCGCCAGTGGACGTTGTGGTTTACTGGGGACTCATCCTGATCCGAGTAGGTGAAGTAGGATTCCTGTTACGAATGTAAGAACGggccatgccatgggggTTTTTTCTCTTTTGGACTTTGAGTACCTGAGTGTTCCAGAAATGGGTCGCTGTGTAGTTGCTCAACTGGCCTAGCTGGAGGGTGATGATTTCGTGCATGTTCTCTTCTTCTAtcgcttctctctctctaacGTTGATGACCCGCTAGCGTCGACTGAAGTCTGATTAAAGCTTTCTTAAACCAGGGACACTCAAATAACATCTGACGAGCAGGGCGAGGCACGCGATGTAGTCGTTACCGTAGGTGGATAGATACTGGTCGGCCGGGGCCGCTTGTGGCCGTCAAAGTGAAGCCGAACATTTGATTTCCACAGCGGGGGTGGGGTCGGATCCAGACATGGATTGGGCTCGGTGTGACGGCATCGGGTCCGTCCTGACCGATTCGCAAATAGCGGATGCCGAAGGGCCCAGCCGCCGTCTGGTAGAAGGTACTCGGACGCACGCTCCCAACCCAAAACCAAGGGCCTCCTCCATGCGTCTTCTAAGTTCTTGTGATGGGACCCTGGTGCGAGACGAATACCCCATTCTGCAAGGGCGAAATGATGTTCACGCCTAGCGAAATAAGGGAGCAATGACATCGACGATAGAGCTATAGCGTGCCCTACCAAGTTCAACATTGGTAGGTTGTCGCACAGCAAAAACACCGgcttttttatttatttatttaaggGAGTGGAGGGAGGGTAATGTGAGCACTAAGAGCAGATATCCATCCCTCTCCCCTTGATCGGGGTCCAATCGCAGTCCCAATCCGTCATCCTCAAGGCCATAAGGCGACAATGCGAACCCGAGCGTTGTGTTAACTCTGCTGCCTTGGCACGGGAAAGTTACCAGCCACGAGGAATGATCTTATTGTTTCGCGCCGTACATTTATCTCTCTGTCATCACAGGACGTGTAGATAGGAGTCGAGACAGACACACATCTAATGGAGCCTG
The genomic region above belongs to Colletotrichum higginsianum IMI 349063 chromosome 2, whole genome shotgun sequence and contains:
- a CDS encoding Poly polymerase; its protein translation is MASEERPLGVTPPISSALPTEAENHAMQTLIDELRRQNTFESPADTQKREKVLEHLARICDEFVKRVAREREKGNDALIRDARGKIFTYGSYRLGVYGPGSDIDTLVVAPKYVTRADYFEIFPDLLKEMAPPGAITDMAVVADAFVPIIKFEFSGISIDLIFSRIAMLKQLPKDFNVQDSGLLRGLDEAELRSLNGTRVTDEILSLVPEQATFKLALRAIKLWAQRRAIYANIMGFPGGVAWAMLVARVCQLYPKAASSVIVNKFFHIMRRWPWPQPVLLKQVEGGPLQVRVWNPKLYKGDQFHLMPVITPAYPSMCATYNITRSAMTVIQQELQRGCDITDAIMLGRNPWSDLFVKHTFFTQGYKYYISVITSSTDKEAHKVWSGYVESKVRVLVQGLEQHQSIALAHAFNKGYERRHRCANETEVHQVQAGNMSFLVKDGEVHDTSSVKVETEAGLNNMPVLKSGPAETTLGIKEETEPADIKQEMSSAANLKAEKEDHSVPAIDVFTTTHYIGLTLSEGAKSLDLSYQVDNFKSLCTTWEKYDPTLNCLAVQHVRSFNLPDDVFEPGEKKPQKPQKRQANANGSAQIKKRSASEVLHAWSKLTVTPEGSSRGDRNPQADRLHRKINSRRPSANRLPLRLLAEHPSGTPHPIHFCFETAQDPSI
- a CDS encoding Heat shock protein — its product is MRPLPGSTAFPGTPSSSDGASDCLASASQSTAAHMSFILTDEATIDSSLAPQYLPLRTRDQRKHAIHTVPGDISAPNRELGTASPATASRSTPTLQPRDSTPPRSVPATNTSPARVHTPPPIASQPMTPILYGVSGPCSAISSSSSRRNSLVGSLSEYQESFVMSAFGSSEPGQPQSSYVGEGAQQFIMPTINVPSRRPFTETGKSLGRLKLLMAGRSGLLPGNALPSDPPIGQGTFQITETFASTKPYPPWWKGSVQGSFMSSSTSTDDTILDRNVCLVDTPGYQETCRVSQYVESHLQKNRLNGLEDSDVLKTIGGSGGLLVDAVLYTIPSSGLTSTDFQYIRQLESLTNVLPLVAHADVLTSEQITESKERIAKQLTEAGIRLFTFAPPASNRDEPDIYAISSKLGLDLDVMDASLLMGSEYVQPLVPTDLSRLLESIFSVDGATWLRHAAATKLLSWRLRHPRTSISSTGLTLHPEGHVDRRLLRTQTGSLTPLATSLVPRYAHHEERFCRIQFTDWAADLQRSLANERVVQERTARAQAATWMGEALRGGLGDEANEAMALTRTRGRRDHQRPFNRRHSTGSTQNWALARHQDPLGLLQLKADFRWQGWNTLEMVGGLGLLGGLAWLLV
- a CDS encoding Misato Segment II myosin-like domain-containing protein, which translates into the protein MHEIITLQLGQLSNYTATHFWNTQESYFTYSDQDESPVNHNVHWRPGVALDGSETFLPRTVVYDLKGGFGSLRKINALYDASQEGAPAHLWKGSPQVHKQPQVEPSAFQQSLDLGTTAPKLSPSDVRYWSDFSRSFYHPKSLNQLYDYELNSSIRPFDKWTLGRELFDTLDKEHDIVDRDFRPFVEEADQMQGFQIVTTIDDAWGGFATEYVERLRDEYGKVTIWVWGLQTPVPAARIDQRRLQMANTARTIKDLCEHASMLVPMALPQTRLCSNINMDLQSPWHATALLGTAMETAGFPSRLNSGSNGSGLQATLSDLVSGLNQRGRQTMSRLQMSIVGPTSELEDNARTLQASEGDEEMENLKLDTDLFDILRAKPLTGRRNKDDGGGTPHLFGQAITTRGTPQGSNDGDQGRQRSRAALVENSTQRYYTDKGFPMLDSFPEIYLDSNGELSTETFGVKTSLSTDTSLSAALKALRTAVSSSIGVEDREDISNELADLAEAYREGWSSGSDDEDD